In the Catharus ustulatus isolate bCatUst1 chromosome 18, bCatUst1.pri.v2, whole genome shotgun sequence genome, one interval contains:
- the LOC117004618 gene encoding protein DGCR6, with amino-acid sequence MARPGGFEVAEQQQQQQVLSRQQERHYRLLAELQALVKALPSTCQQRLSYTTLSELALALLDGTVFEIVQGLLEIQHLTEKNLYSQRRQLHSEHRGLKQELFHRHKEAQQCCRPHNLPLLRAAQQREMEAMEQQIREEQRMMDEKIVLELDQKVIDQQSTLEKAGVSGFYITTNPQELTLQMNLLELIRKLQQKEAETEKTFS; translated from the exons ATGGCGCGGCCTGGCGGGTTTGAGGTggccgagcagcagcagcagcagcaggtgctgtcCCGGCAGCAGGAGCGGCATTACCGGCTTCTGGCCGAGTTGCAGGCCCTTGTCAAGGCGCTTCCCAG cacctgccagcagcGCCTCTCGTACACGACGTTGTCTGAGCTGGCGCTGGCGCTGCTGGACGGAACCGTGTTCGAGATcgtgcaggggctgctggagatCCAGCACCTCACCGAGAAGAACCTGTACAGCCAACGGCGGCAGCTGCACAGCGAGCACCGCG ggctgaAGCAGGAGCTCTTCCATCGGCACAAGGaggcccagcagtgctgcaggcccCACAACCTGCCACTGCTCCGTGCAGCCCAGCAGCGTGAGATGGAG GCTATGGAGCAACAGATCCGAGAGGAACAGCGAATGATGGATGAGAAAATAGTCTTGGAATTGGACCAAAAAGTAATTGACCAGCAGAGCACCCTGGAGAAGGCTGGGGTGTCTGGCTTCTACATCACCACCAACCCTCAG GAGCTGACTCTACAGATGAATTTGCTGGAGCTGATTCggaagctgcagcagaaggaagcTGAGACTGAGAAGACTTTTTCCTGA